A genomic window from Candidatus Nitrosotenuis uzonensis includes:
- the pyrI gene encoding aspartate carbamoyltransferase regulatory subunit yields MQESNLIVRRIKDGTVIDHIEGGKGLRVLEALGIDGKDGNVITIALNVPSGKFNKKDIIKVENKYLADHDTNKLAIISPKATINIIKDYKLVEKRRVSLPNKIEKIFRCSNPDCITNSNEYIESIMDVIDKNGLVLKCKYCTRILDVNQLKYY; encoded by the coding sequence ATGCAGGAATCAAACCTCATTGTCAGGAGGATAAAGGACGGTACTGTTATAGACCATATTGAGGGAGGCAAGGGGTTAAGAGTGCTTGAAGCACTTGGCATTGATGGAAAGGATGGGAATGTCATCACGATAGCTCTTAACGTTCCAAGCGGAAAATTCAACAAAAAAGACATCATAAAGGTGGAAAACAAGTATCTGGCAGATCATGACACTAACAAGCTTGCCATAATATCCCCAAAAGCCACTATTAACATCATAAAAGACTACAAGCTGGTAGAAAAACGGCGTGTATCTCTTCCAAATAAAATAGAAAAGATCTTCAGGTGCTCTAATCCAGACTGTATAACCAACAGTAACGAGTATATCGAGTCAATAATGGATGTTATTGACAAAAATGGTCTAGTTCTCAAGTGCAAATACTGCACCAGAATACTGGATGTAAATCAGTTGAAATATTACTGA